A single Bacillus sp. OxB-1 DNA region contains:
- a CDS encoding response regulator transcription factor, whose product MHQSTILHVDDEPEIRELIGLYLKKEGYNFEEASNAEEALKKLKAVNPQLILLDVQLPDLDGIEICRRIRQETNVPVLFLSCKDSEIDKVIGLSVGGDDYIGKPFGMNELIARVKAHLRRYYESKISMPEDVSSGEANVFTSDSILLDSARHDCYIRNKKVQLSSKEFELLHFFMLHPFQVLSTEHLLDCVWGYESEIDTKTVTVHIGNLRKKLGEDPKKPRVILTLRGAGYKFNESVQKS is encoded by the coding sequence ATGCATCAATCTACGATTCTACATGTGGACGATGAACCAGAGATCCGGGAATTGATTGGTCTCTATTTAAAAAAGGAAGGATATAACTTCGAAGAGGCAAGCAATGCAGAAGAGGCGCTAAAAAAATTAAAAGCTGTCAATCCGCAGCTAATCTTGCTGGATGTCCAGCTCCCCGATCTCGATGGCATTGAAATTTGCCGACGTATTCGCCAAGAGACGAACGTACCTGTGCTTTTTTTGAGTTGTAAAGATTCGGAGATTGATAAGGTCATTGGTTTAAGTGTCGGCGGAGACGACTATATCGGCAAGCCTTTCGGAATGAATGAATTGATTGCGCGAGTGAAAGCCCATTTGCGCCGATACTACGAATCAAAAATATCTATGCCAGAAGATGTGTCTTCAGGAGAGGCGAACGTTTTCACATCGGATTCCATTCTATTGGACAGTGCACGTCATGATTGCTATATACGGAACAAAAAAGTCCAGCTTTCCTCCAAAGAATTCGAACTGCTTCATTTTTTCATGCTCCATCCTTTTCAGGTGCTAAGCACGGAGCATTTGCTGGATTGCGTTTGGGGATACGAGTCGGAAATTGATACAAAGACGGTGACGGTTCATATTGGAAATTTACGAAAAAAACTAGGAGAAGATCCAAAAAAACCAAGGGTCATTTTAACTCTCCGCGGGGCAGGGTATAAATTCAATGAGTCTGTCCAAAAAAGCTAA